Sequence from the Alosa sapidissima isolate fAloSap1 chromosome 21, fAloSap1.pri, whole genome shotgun sequence genome:
CACGCTATACAAAGGCCTTAGTGGGGATCTACCTGATCTTTCTGTCCTTCGGGTGAGTTTACCCTCTTATTTAACCAGTCTTACCATTTGTAATGTTGTGTGGAGCTGTACAAAATGTGCCAGATACTGTGTGCATAGAACTAAAATTGTGCTTAGTTGGTGTTGAGTTGTATTGCTAAAGTATACACTACTCCATCCCAAGGTGACTGAGGCATATGCTGACTTCTCCAGAGCAGAGTCGCCAATGGTGTGTAGCATGAACATCAGCTGTGAGGTTCCATTGGTCAACTCTGCCCTTGGGATGGTGCAAGCCGGAAGCCCGATTGCCTACCAacagccagcagcagcacgtagaGATCTATCCTTCCACGTTGCCCCACCTCGTCCATCCCTACCCTTGGAAGGTTACCGCTTACAGCCCTCAATCTACATGTCTAACACCACTGAGGCAGAGCGCAGGCACTTACAGAGCCTACAGGTGACTTGGGACATGGCAAATAAACTGGAAAGTGCCACAAGAACCCAAAGCTCCTGCGAGGAATGGCACCAGTTGCGGAGACTAAGACTCACTGCTTCGCGTTTCAGGGAGATCTGCTTTGTCAGCAACAAATGTGAGGACAGTCTGGCTGATAGGATCCTGAAGGGAACATATCAGACGAAGGCCATGAGAAGAGGACTGGAGTTGGAGGCTGATGCCATATGGGAGTACACCCAAATAAAGAGGGTCAACCACTATCCGTGTGGATTTATAATCCACCCAGACACACCTTGGCTGGGAGCATCTCCGGATGGACTAGTTTTTGACCCGACAGAACCCTCTTCCTTTGGTCTTCTAGAAATTAAGTGCCCAAATGTTAAAAACTATGTTGACTGTCCCTATGTTAAAATGACCTTAGGCAAAATGGAGCTGAAGATATCATATGCGTACTACTACCAAATTCAGGGGCAGCTAGTGGTAAGTGGCATGACGTGGTGTGATTTTGTTGTGTCGGCGGAGGAAGACACATTAATTCATAGAATACACAGAGACGTAGAAGTGTTCAAGCTCATCAGAGACAAAGTTGACCAATTTTATTTCAATGTTTACATGCGAAAATGCATGTAACTGATAAACTTAATAAACAATGAACACAAAAATGCAAACTTGGctgatttactttttaaaatgttggtTTAGACAAACGGCACATAAAAGTCCATGGAGTCCATATACCTAGTGTAATAAATAACAATTAtataaataacatttattttaagaatgcgcacacgcgcgcgcacacacacacaccattcaacaCAAGGTCAACATTTCAAACTTCATTTGCCCAGGTCTTGACCAGAGGGCCATTTTGGAAATTAGAGAGTAGACAGGCGACTGTAAAAATTTGATTAATACTCCCCGATATGGCAAGCGGGATTGTGGTTTCAAACAGTTTGTTTTCCTTCACTCTTCTGATTAGCCTCTCTACATGTACCCTCAAGCGAGCAATTGACTGCGTTTCCAGCACGTCTGCCTCTGCCATTTGGGCCCTCTGGAT
This genomic interval carries:
- the LOC121696208 gene encoding uncharacterized protein LOC121696208, which produces MAVLSTKPKSRPKATTEGIRSTLYKGLSGDLPDLSVLRVTEAYADFSRAESPMVCSMNISCEVPLVNSALGMVQAGSPIAYQQPAAARRDLSFHVAPPRPSLPLEGYRLQPSIYMSNTTEAERRHLQSLQVTWDMANKLESATRTQSSCEEWHQLRRLRLTASRFREICFVSNKCEDSLADRILKGTYQTKAMRRGLELEADAIWEYTQIKRVNHYPCGFIIHPDTPWLGASPDGLVFDPTEPSSFGLLEIKCPNVKNYVDCPYVKMTLGKMELKISYAYYYQIQGQLVVSGMTWCDFVVSAEEDTLIHRIHRDVEVFKLIRDKVDQFYFNVYMRKCM